The Dermacentor andersoni chromosome 1, qqDerAnde1_hic_scaffold, whole genome shotgun sequence genomic interval ATTCTGGCAACTATTAAGGAGTGTCTAGCTTCCCATCTGctccacatcttacagtgagcatgcgaagTGCTTCCATGTGAAGGGGTAAAAGACCTAAAATAATAAGCAGCACGTGTAAAATCAGTACGTATAAAATCAatcactgccgatcgcagcacactgctcgacggaattttaagccgcccctacccatatgacggaaatcgcccacatgacgtcagtggggcgagctatccgattggctgaccagggcccgtgatcgataatttttccaactttatggtaaacaaatgatgtttgtaatagttggaatgttagttaatttatttttataaagagaaatTAACATATAGAGAATGCACGAGAACAATtcttcagtacacttaagcacttccggcacacagcaagtgtcgtctgcttgtgttacaacgtgctccgtttttgacgagagctccgccttcagtgtcggtctgtcttttcgcaagtgctatgattcgactttgttgcgttgtggactgcaaacgcagcgactggcaatatgtcaagttgcgacatcgtgtccctctgcaaaccagtagacgagcggactggctgcagcgtatcggactgccgctatccgattggcgccaggatttgcgcgattgcggccgtcactttacacctgaagattactaacgcaatagcgtttcgcgagtctagtattagggtaaacgcaagcgcaaggggatagggcctggccgtgtccccttgcgtgtcgtttcaggggatgaacagaagcgcaaatgtgaatggtctgcacggtgcagccacctggtggcatagagctcaaccacacacagtagcagtaacaaaatgtattcttctttgctgctggtgtaaattttcagcacgagtgtaatcgttaacacgttggttttgtaaatgtttgaaatgttttacactcggttagagcaatattagctctttctttggctggttaagctctgcgccaacgggtggctggaccgtggagacggatcaggcagctcacgtacagtcaaccgcaaaagtttacgggacgcaggatctgccaagaagccgaattctcgcgaagcgtggtcacacagcctcgagttaaatgttccagcatgtagtagccttcgacACCTaaacagtgattcattaaattagAAGTGTCATGACCTAGCAGTGCAGTAATTCCCATTTcaaggggaaaccgcatcccgtaaacttttgctgttgactgtacgtctacgctaaagttccttcatcagcttgagtttatgcctccaccgttccgtcgaaaagTTCAGCTAGCGTGTGattactggaataccagacacgttcggcgctacaacaaaatgctcgcaacgcaagctgcttcgatagctctcgcttgggatcgacggccaagcggctagcggagaggtttcgcgcgggcgggggcgggctccaaaacaaccggaagtggatgatgtgacgtcgcatcgtgacgcagaaccagtgaaggtggagtttagccccgatcgctcggcgaacgagttgaggaggaaaagcatggctaggcaggagggcaacttgtaatcgcttgtagctccattaatacgtaataCTTCACTTAAATTGCGGTGCGAATGTGCTGCTTAaactgtaccctacgcgtctacaaaatttgtccgaaccgtttcaggggcccttcaATTTAAGCCAACACGTAAAGGCCGCATATTACCGAATGCCACGCGCTCCATTTGCGGGTCTCGGGATTGAGCACGAccgtttcaactttttttttgttattcgtGCACTGCCAAATACGTGGGCGATCATGAAGATAGGGCAATGcggggccggcccgcggcggaggtgaagcaggcgttaagcactccccatacgtgggccaatcgcgaaggtagtgcaatgcaatGCCGACCcccggcgcaggtgaagcaggcgttaagcactccccatacgtgggccaatcgcgaaggtagtgcaatgcaatGCCGACCcccggcgcaggtgaagcaggcgttaagcattccccatacgtgggctgatcgcgaagatagggcaatgccgggcggacccgcggcgcaggtgaagcaggcgttaagcattccccatacgtgggccgatcgcgaagaaaGGCCAATGCCGAGGCGACCCGCGGCGCAGgccaagcaggcgttaagcactccccatacgtgggccgatcgcgaagctggtcaatgccgggccgacccgcggcgcaggtgaagcaggcgttaagcactccccatacgtgggccaatcgcgAAGCTggtcaatgccgggccgacccgcggcgcaggtgaagcaggcgttaagcactccccatacgtgggccaatcgcgAAGAAAGGCCAATGCCGAggcgacccgcggcgcaggtcaagcaggcgttaagcactccccatacgtgggccgatcgcgaagataggtcaatgccgggccgacccgcggcggaggtgaagcaggcgttaagcactccccatacgtgggccgatggcGAAGGTAGGTcaatgccggggcgacccgcggcgcaggtgaagcaggcgttaagcactccccatacgtggggcgatCGCGAAGAAAGgccaatgccgggccgacccgcggcggaggtgaagcaggcgttaagcactccccatacgtgggccgatcgcgaaggtagtgcaatgcaatGCCGACCCCCGGCGCagatagggcaatgccgggcggacccgcggcgcaggtgaagcaggcgttaagcactccccatacgtgggccgatcgcgaaggtagtgcaatgcaatGCCGACCcccggcgcaggtgaagcaggcgttaagcattccccatacgtgggctgatcgcGAAGATAggtcaatgccgggccgacccgcggcggaggtgaagcaggcgttaagcactccccatacgtgggccaatcgcgAAGCTggtcaatgccgggccgacccgcggcgcaggtgaagcaggcgttaagcactccccatacgtgggccaatcgcgAAGAAAGGCCAATGCCGAggcgacccgcggcgcaggtcaagcaggcgttaagcactccccatacgtgggccgatcgcgaagataggtcaatgccgggccgacccgcggcggaggtgaagcaggcgttaagcactccccatacgtgggccgatcgcgaaggtaggtcaatgccggggcgacccgcggcgcaggtgaagcaggcgttaagcactccccatacgtgggccgatcgcgaagaaaggccaatgccgggccgacccgcggcggaggtgaagcaggcgttaagcactccccatacgtgggccgatcgcgaaggtagtgcaatgcaatGCCGACCCCCGGCGCagatagggcaatgccgggcggacccgcggcgcaggtgaagcaggcgttaagcactccccatacgtgggccgatcgcgaaggtagtgcaatgcaatGCCGACCcccggcgcaggtgaagcaggcgttaagcattccccatacgtgggccgatcgcgaagaaaggccaatgccgggcggacccgcggcggaggtgaagcaggcgttaagcactccccatacgtgggccgatcgcgaagctggtcaatgccgggccgacccgcgacacaggtgaagcaggcgttaagcactccccatacgtgggccgatcgcgaagaaaggccaatgccgggccgacccgcggcggaggtgaagcaggcgttaagcactccccatacgtgggccgatcgcgaagctggtcaatgccgggccgacccgcggcgcaggtgaagcaggcgttaagcactccccatacgtgggccaatcgcgAAGAAAGGCcaatgccggggcgacccgcggcgcaggtcaagcaggcgttaagcactccccatacgtgggccgatcgcgaagataggtcaatgccgggccgacccgcggcgcaggtgaagcaggcgttaagcactccccatacgtgggccgatcgcgaagttaggtcaatgccgggccgacccgcggcgcaggtgaagcaggcgttaagcactccccatacgtgggccgatcgcgaagataggtcaatgcggggccgacccgcggcgcaggtgaagcaggcgttaagcactccccatacgtgggccgatcctgaagatagggcaatgccgggccgacccgtggtggaggtaaagcaggcattaagcactccccatacgtgggactATCCCGATGAAGTgcaacagattttatttcgacgaaaagtgcagcagcagactcgaggcagctcgcgcgcctcgtaaccgcctgtgattggtcgggtgcTTCATGACGTCAACAATGGGGTTCATccggaccgaccgctgccgctacacatgaagcatgGTGCCAGGTGATTTGGCGCTGTTGTTTTGGTGAAACGGTAATGATAAATTtggagagcttgcgtttctctgaggagttcggcgttgctccctacacGTACGAGGCGATTGCgaggagccggcctctccaagaagcaaaagatgctggtagcaagcagtgctttcgacgggAACGAAAGTGGAGTGTTAGCAcgtcctcgtgttagaaatgttctttgttgagtatgttttttttttcaaagctccATTCAGTGATCCAGTGGGTTCGTTttcgggcaaacaactgtactgttatgaCCCTGCATGCCTTCTCgcggaacgtaagcggggatgcgatcgtcgtcatttgtgcgctgccccaaagctgtcggcaatctacacagaccgTTTATATGcgggaaaagttttccggctcttgtagcacgtgtagtgaccttcatcagcgcgccatccgcacgctactcgtaaccggagccgtaaacGCGGCGAATTctgtcggctacgtgagacggccggtttctctctgtgcgcgagagaagggagagcgcagcgtcctggcgtgcgccggctttcaaacacatgcaacatttacacttgcactgcgttatggtagctgcatgtagtCTGTTTCACagcacacgtgcgaatagaaaattaacagcggtttgcgacgaaacctgcgtcaagggtgggagataaacatgcagcttccgttcagcgtgctaacacgaaggagctagccataaatcaaaatccaggtttggacgaaTTCGTGCAtccataaggtcttccaagaccagttaccatccgtccaTCCGCACCCGTCCCGTCTTTGTgtgttcgttgccccgaccttgtcgcgctgcgtttagaaagcctgctagcagcaagtcGTATACTCTCACTCAtccacgcattattgataaactctggtagtaatcgtcgtcccgaagtggttagagcacatcactgttgttcttgagcgcttgaaattctgtcgattcacagcagcctcacACTTAGctaaaagcttcttgtcttgcgggaagtaATTGAACATGGGAACATCGTCGCAGCgactggtgttcgtgcaaccttagGCTGCAcccgccggcatgatcggcccaccacttcaattgatgctgcgcacgtcaactgccactctacatacacacaaacaaagggaTGCAGGGTTTAGCGAAGCAGATTATGAcgtcgtatggtcttcaacttttgagcccatgaggcgagacaatatttttaggcctgttagtgaaggtgggctgggcttagtacatctttatgtgcggcaaatagtgtctcgtttcttcttttttcgtgatacttcgcatcctataattcgatcatacatgcaagtcgcacttattaatgcgttacctgatttagttgtttcttcaaatttttcttcgcgtttatgcttgtgggggttcatgcaaggAGTTTACTTGGCGGTTTGTTTCCTGACAGTTCTGTTTTCCACTGAACacttgtactctgtgtcgcgCAATACGTTGTACAAAGATTTActgtccatgctatttccgcctccattttaccgatcactatacattaaatggccaggccacgatgtactaaagcgagttcgcaaGATGCATTTATCCGcttgctgcaaaacattattttataaacttcatagtgaaaccatacgggtaaaaacatggctacaaaaaaaagagtatctttgtctcttctgttaactgtcgcctttgaaatgtaccagagacaattgaacattgttttattagctgcaccgacgccatcctattctgggatgtcctccaacggactttaaagaaagactgagattaacgctcatagtgtgcgatacctgctgccaacctctgataatagtgcaccttcgatatgttttttctcatgggaatgcagtttgtggaaaacgcgaatgatggaccgaaacgccgaaacggtggTACCTGCAAGGGTACATTTTGTCCAAATGACCctacacctaaaacatgtttatgatggactcgatatacaaccggactggtaccctattttggtgaggtgcttatccttaccacccttctaaagtgaaaccgacgtttctactcacagcatgaacgctgccttttctgtgtgtgactttcattgtgctctCCATTATCTGACTATGCAGAACTGTTGAATGTCGGGTTGAATGctactataataaataccatgaaagaaagaaaaaaaatgacggcacgcacgcagaaacaagcacggtcaggcacggtcgcggagactgcgaaggaactgaacaccagtgctgacgccACTACGCCGCGgcttccggtctccgctcgcatcgtcagcgtcagcagcagcgcgcggcgcttgacggggggcggagcgacagcgcaattttaaccgacgattacatCGTTTCTAAGTGAAtaataccctccccccccccaaattttaccCGCATGGTTTATTAGGTTCTCGCATCCCTGTATGAGTGTCTTATTGagttcgacagactcttcagcttttCTTTAAGGGACGCAggtacgcagcttcgctggtcatccatcttcacggagtggaagggcactgtgttcttttattgggcgaacttctgcgccaaaacaaaacaaaaaaataaataaataaaataccacAAGTGATACTCAAAGCACTACGATAGCGGCGAGGGTGCAGTCGTCGGTGGATGAAATacgatctgcgggtcaagcgtcGTCGGCTATTGTGTACATGATTCATCGTACCGATTCCAACGTAATTCCTAGTGATCGCGCACATTCCAGAATGTACGCAGCTATTCGCGTCGCGTACGCAATTTAAGTAGAGATGATCCTTCTGCTATCAAATCAGGtgacaacattcgagaaagttcCCACACATGTAAGCGCGTCTTGTGCCGAGCGGTAACATTGTAACAGTGGTGCGCCggcggaaaataaaaaaaaaaagaaaataagaccAGTCATCGGAAAAAGGTAACAATGTAGCGCGCCAATATATTAATAAAAGGAACaagttgtggggttttacgtgccaaaaccacaataaaGATATGAAGCACACCGTATGTAGTGGGGGAAGGcttctgattaattttgaccacccggggttcctcATTGTGCACCTAGTGCACGCTACGCatgcattttttgcatttcgcccgcatcgaactGTAGCCGTCcctgccgggatttgatccctcgcCCTCAGCAGTCCAACGCGAAAACCATTACGCCACCACGGCCCGTTTCAATGCATAGGCGAGGGAGCACCCAAAATTAACGGGAATTTTTATTTCCTATTTGAATATCTCTTTGAACATTCCAAAACGTAGATCACCCTTAACGTACTTTCTCCGGAACGTAATTGGACTTGTTTCGCATCTTTATCTGCCGTTCACAACTGCTCTGCAACTATCGCAAACTGGGTACCCTCAGCGCTTCCCTCATTCCCTTCTTTATCGCCGTCATACAACTTGAAAACGCTTTAAGCTCTCGTTTCAGTCTTGGAGATAGGAAATCGAAACTGGCAACATACGGGACGATGGTGATTTAAGGTATAGCATTGTCATCTCATGCCAAGAAGTGCTGCACGCCGAGTGCTGTGTGGACAGGAACGTTGTGATGCACAAACCATGCATGCATTCGCCCGAGTTTCACCAATCATGGCGTTCTCGTCGAATTGTATAGCGCAGCCGCTGAGGCACTTCAACGTAAATACTGAAATGTTCTGGTTCAGTATCTGACATTGTGGTAAAagattgagagaaaaaaaaaacgtccttgATAATAAGAAAGTTAATATAGAAGAGAACTTGCCTCACGCGCGTTGTCCTTTGATGTGCGCCATCGATAGACCGACGAATATGACGatagtggtaaaaaaaaaagcaatgtagTAAGCAGACAAAACTTCATAAAAGGACGCAAATTTGTCCACTAATGGGGACGATACTGTAGAATTCGCGCCTTTTCGCACGCGTCGGTATTAACCACCCTTACgcctcagtgaaaaaaaaagttctggtatatgtatatatatatatatatatatatatatatatatatatatatatatatatatatatatatatatatatatatatatatatatatatatatgtatatataaactgCGGAGGCGAAATGCTTGGGCTGGCTTGGCCAGACGCAGTAGTGTACTGGCCCATAAAGAAAGGACTTGTCGTTAGCTCACACGtacataatcaaaaataaattctgGAGTATTGCGTGCCAAAAGCCCGATATGAACATAAGGTATAGggggcctccggattaattttgaccacttggggttccttaacgagcacccaatgcacggcacacgagtGTCTTTGCATTCcgtccccatcggaatgcgaccgccgcggctgggatttgatgccgcgaccttgagatcagcagcgcaacgccatagggCAACCGCGGCGGGCTTACACGTACGCATTTCACGAGATCCTGTTCAAGTGACGAAGTTATGCAGGTGCGCCTAAATGTCCACCGAAGAAGGCGGACGTGGCGAGCTCACGAATGTTATCAACTGCCCGGAGGATTGCGCAAAGCATCACGCGCACCATCGATTGCAGAGGGTCgcggaaaaaagaaatatattgcCAACAATAAACGCGGGGCACTTGGCCTATTTAGTGTCAATCTTGCGTTATTGCGGGCACAAAGTCTGGCCCCGCAGGTATAGCAGTCTAAAAAGAATGTGTGCAACGAGGAACGTATACAAAGATCTTGTTTGTTACGTCCCTTACCCTATATACGCGCGCTTATTAAATGATCATGAATGTAACCAACTGATATCAATTTACGCTCTAGCTGCAGGTTTAAGTCTGGGCGTGTCATATATGAACTTTTAAAGTTTGTTTGTATTGTTCTTTCTATCTCCCTTCTCCTAGCTGTACTAGAGTGACCTCGAGGGAAAACCCTATAGGTGTGTTTCTCATCGGAACCCTCTCGTTGATGTCGCAGACATTTGGTTCTGGGCTCCATTCTGTCCCAAGCTTCGCGATACATGTGAACTATGGGCATAGTGTCATCCAAAGGTTAACCTGCAAGAGGTAAGACAATGTAGTGCCAGAGAACAGGCCAAGACGGGAGACTGCAAGCACTGAACTAAGCCTGCAGAGCGTAAGTGGGTCACGCACTGCCCCACGCAGGACGGCATTCTGAGCACTATCATGCATTGCAGTGGGTCCAGCGCAGTGGAGCTTGAGAAGTTTAGCAGCTCAACATGCGCGAGTCGTTCGCTCAATGGAAGGGAACTGCTCTAAAACAgcgtttattttccttaattttacAGTGTACTTAAAAGCGAGTCACGCACAAGAGAATCCCTAGCAGGGCTTCAGGAAGGGCGCCGCGAGGGGCGCCAAGGGCCGCCCAAGGGGAGCGACCGGTTGCTCGGTGATGACATGGTGGATCTTGAAGGGTGAGAAGCCGCCCTCGGCCGATGTGGAGCCAAGAAAATCGAGCCACTTCTGAGGCGAGCAGCCGAGAACGCGGCCTCCGCACATGAGCGTCATGAGCTTGATGCCGAACACCACACTACGCACGTCTCTGCACGAGTCGTAGACGCCCTGGGCGTAATCGGGCCGCAGGGCGTACACCATTTCAGCGACGTGCGGACGGGAGCCAGTCTTGGCTGTGGCGTTGACCGCGAGGAACTGCGACTGCTTCGGGGAGCACGTCATGCGGCACAGCAGGTCCTTGAAGTTGAGCATGCAGGCGGGGCATTTCGTCATGCCGAGGCTCGCAGGCTGCTCGAGTTCGCGGGCAAGGTCTTGCACCTGGGAGACgtcgcagcacactgcgcggTCAGCCTTCACTTGGGCGGCCAGCTGCGGGCAAACGTCGGAGAAGAGCCGCCACGACGAGTCGTCGACCATGGGTGCGGGTTTCTGCCGCACTGCGCAGGGAATGGCCTTGTCCGTGTCCTCGTCGTTTGCGCAGTGGCCCCTGAAGACGCAGTCCGTCGCCGCGCGCTCGACAGAGCAGAGCAGCAAGAGCAGCGCGCTCAACGCCGCAGCGTCCATGGCGCCCGTCTGGCAAGTTCGCTCGCGTCTGGGACGGGTTTCGCGCACTGGCTCCGTGGGTGTCTCGAAAGGCGGCTTTATCGAGGCTGCGCGGGCTCTTTTCTGCAGGCTGACTGGCTGCGCTGGGCCTATTAAAAGAAAACGCGTGTAAGCCGAGGCGACACACTCGAGGGCGAGGGCTGAGGAACAAGGAGAGCGCCAAGGAGGAAACAGCCGGGTGCGCACGCGAACCGCCCACAGGCGCGCTCGCGTGCGACGAAAAACGGACCAGAGGGTCCCGAATGTTCGTGGCTTTCAGATAAAAGTTATCGCCGCCTGACAATGACC includes:
- the LOC126544734 gene encoding NPC intracellular cholesterol transporter 1-like; translated protein: MDAAALSALLLLLCSVERAATDCVFRGHCANDEDTDKAIPCAVRQKPAPMVDDSSWRLFSDVCPQLAAQVKADRAVCCDVSQVQDLARELEQPASLGMTKCPACMLNFKDLLCRMTCSPKQSQFLAVNATAKTGSRPHVAEMVYALRPDYAQGVYDSCRDVRSVVFGIKLMTLMCGGRVLGCSPQKWLDFLGSTSAEGGFSPFKIHHVITEQPVAPLGRPLAPLAAPFLKPC